One Pelosinus sp. IPA-1 genomic window carries:
- a CDS encoding DMT family transporter has product MKLWHYALLVFFGGCCYGILSTFVKLAYAAGFTVTEVTGGQYFFGTVLTWIVVIFTKKNKLTVKQTSKLVLSGIPFGLTGIFYYQSLQTLNASLAIIFLFQFVWIGTFFEWLFQKIRPTQRKLISIMILLIGSILVANILFQERVALSWQGTVWGLCAALTFSTFIFLSSSVEKETPPSLKSALLSTGAVITVFIIFPPTFLFDFNVLARLIPYGLVLGVFGIFLPPLLFSIGMPHVGSGLGTIMTASELPMAVSMSSFVLAEHVSWLQWIGVLIILVGIVNSNIGRVSSKRQSLNVDKRGTGLDKGTILGATLNRP; this is encoded by the coding sequence ATGAAATTATGGCATTATGCTCTCCTAGTTTTCTTTGGAGGCTGCTGTTATGGGATATTGTCGACGTTTGTTAAGTTGGCTTATGCTGCAGGTTTTACAGTGACTGAAGTAACTGGAGGTCAGTATTTTTTCGGAACTGTGCTTACGTGGATCGTTGTTATATTTACGAAAAAGAATAAATTAACTGTTAAACAAACTTCAAAATTGGTTCTATCAGGAATTCCATTTGGATTAACAGGTATATTTTATTATCAATCTCTACAAACTCTAAATGCTTCGCTGGCTATTATTTTTTTATTCCAATTTGTTTGGATTGGCACATTTTTTGAGTGGTTATTCCAGAAGATAAGGCCAACACAAAGAAAACTCATTTCCATCATGATACTTTTGATTGGTTCCATTTTAGTTGCAAATATTCTGTTTCAGGAACGAGTGGCTCTATCATGGCAAGGAACTGTTTGGGGATTGTGTGCTGCATTAACCTTTTCCACGTTCATCTTTTTGAGTAGCTCTGTTGAAAAAGAAACTCCTCCTAGTTTAAAAAGCGCACTTCTTTCTACGGGGGCTGTCATAACCGTCTTTATAATATTCCCACCAACATTTTTGTTTGATTTTAATGTATTAGCGAGATTGATTCCTTACGGATTGGTCCTTGGTGTATTTGGAATTTTTCTTCCGCCTCTCCTGTTCTCCATTGGGATGCCACATGTTGGTTCGGGACTCGGTACCATTATGACAGCATCTGAACTGCCTATGGCCGTTTCAATGTCCTCTTTCGTGTTAGCAGAACATGTGAGCTGGCTTCAGTGGATTGGAGTACTCATTATTTTAGTAGGGATTGTTAATAGCAATATCGGTCGTGTGAGTTCGAAACGGCAATCCTTGAATGTGGATAAAAGAGGTACAGGTCTAGACAAGGGGACGATTTTGGGGGCCACTCTAAACCGTCCCTGA